A region from the Malus domestica chromosome 07, GDT2T_hap1 genome encodes:
- the LOC103438809 gene encoding trihelix transcription factor PTL-like: MDDYGPPDLRHLMASKTQFCKPLQFPEQFSVHLNLTPPPPPPPHYHHHPIAVGSEIVAAAGLLDHHRYTSMITTTACHPSITISGNASAAAAMYGIESEHGWNNIDGANNNNSRWPRQETLTLLEIRSALDSKFKETNQKGPLWDEVSRIMAEEHGFQRTGKKCKEKFENLYKYYKKTKEGKSGRQDGKHYRFFRQLEAIYGDHHQSSNQSSIYGKSNPLLCHTTPSGNFDRDQNQEEVVVQDQKIISCESLSSNNSTEFDQTPPSENNDDNESLSAIGYFMMNQSMESLKNENKSYATQVKKKWKAKVEEFVSSQMGKVMKTQEALMEKMVKCIEDSADERIAKEEEWRKQEAAKYEREVHEFWAKERAWVETRDAAIMEALSKYTGQGAYNNNGKDDIAKETGNDNRKNYPRWTEHEVASLIQLRTSSELTFQESEYLKEGGVWEEIAAKMGSLGYTRSGGECKEKWENISICFRMTTEWNKMHKQETKTNNMYFSQMSCYEEGREVWNQRQDGMGVQLMDEGVSPSCSNMDVNSSSLHIPFNGGENLWDERYSHVTNSPRDNC; encoded by the exons ATGGATGACTATGGACCTCCAGATCTCCGGCATCTGATGGCCTCAAAAACCCAGTTTTGTAAGCCCTTACAATTCCCAGAGCAATTTTCAGTACACCTCAATCTCACGCCTCCACCGCCACCGCCGCCCCATTATCATCACCACCCCATAGCGGTAGGCAGTGAGATTGTTGCAGCTGCTGGCTTGCTTGATCATCATCGTTATACTAGTATGATCACTACAACTGCTTGTCATCCTAGTATTACTATTAGTGGTAATgcttctgctgctgctgcgATGTATGGGATAGAGTCGGAGCATGGATGGAATAATATTGATGgagcaaataataataatagtagaTGGCCAAGACAAGAAACCCTTACTCTTTTGGAGATTAGATCTGCTCTTGATTCCAAGTTCAAGGAGACTAATCAGAAAGGACCCCTGTGGGATGAAGTCTCTAG GATAATGGCTGAGGAACATGGATTCCAGAGAACTGGGAAGAAATGCAAAGAAAAGTTTGAGAACTTGTACAAGTACTACAAGAAAACCAAGGAAGGGAAGTCTGGGAGGCAAGATGGGAAGCACTATAGGTTCTTTCGTCAGCTTGAAGCAATTTATGGAGATCATCATCAAAGTAGCAATCAGTCCTCCATTTACGGTAAATCAAACCCTCTTCTTTGTCACACTACTCCGAGTGGCAATTTTGACCGAGATCAAAACCAAGAAGAAGTAGTTGTGCAAGACCAAAAGATTATAAGCTGCGAGAGCCTTAGTTCCAATAACTCAACTGAATTTGATCAAACCCCACCCTCGGAGAACAACGACGACAATGAGTCACTTTCAGCTATTGGTTATTTCATGATGAATCAGTCAATGGAGAGCCTTAAGAATGAGAATAAAAGTTATGCGACCCAGGTAAAGAAGAAATGGAAAGCAAAGGTGGAGGAGTTTGTGAGTTCACAAATGGGGAAGGTAATGAAGACCCAGGAGGCATTGATGGAGAAGATGGTAAAGTGTATTGAAGATAGTGCGGATGAGAGGATAGCTAAGGAAGAAGAATGGAGGAAGCAAGAGGCGGCCAAGTATGAGCGAGAAGTGCACGAGTTTTGGGCTAAGGAGAGAGCATGGGTTGAAACTCGAGATGCGGCGATAATGGAGGCTCTAAGCAAATATACAGGCCAAGGAGCTTACAACAACAATGGCAAGGACGATATTGCAAAAGAAACTGGTAATGATAACAGGAAGAATTATCCTAGATGGACTGAACATGAAGTTGCAAGTTTAATACAGCTGAGGACTAGCTCGGAACTCACATTCCAAGAAAGTGAGTATCTGAAGGAGGGGGGAGTGTGGGAGGAGATAGCTGCAAAAATGGGTAGTTTGGGCTACACAAGGAGTGGAGGGGAGTGTAAAGAGAAATGGGAGAATATAAGCATTTGTTTTAGAATGACAACAGAATGGAACAAGATGCACAAACAAGAAACGAAGACTAATAACATGTATTTTAGTCAGATGTCTTGTTATGAAGAAGGCCGGGAAGTTTGGAATCAAAGGCAGGATGGGATGGGAGTTCAACTAATggatgagggagtttcaccatCGTGTTCTAATATGGATGTGAACTCTAGCTCATTGCACATTCCATTTAATGGAGGAGAAAACCTGTGGGACGAGAGATACTCTCATGTAACCAACTCACCACGTGACAACTGTTAA